In a single window of the Terriglobus roseus genome:
- a CDS encoding family 20 glycosylhydrolase, which translates to MKTISRTKHALLPVAFCSLSLFATSQAQTANSVIPAPARVEASSGTLDLRRGLAVRATTSDVDASSVTRYLQGLLATTHTPALLTGEKTKAPQLTFVHREAHRPEKGGDDESYALDVTPAGVTITAGSRAGYLYGAISLWQMMAHAPGSISAVHIEDGPRFRWRGIMLDSARHMQSEQFILQLLDYMAEHKLNTFHWHLTEDQGWRIEIKRYPKLTSVGGFRPQTMPPWQAGSNAPTGPYGGFYTQDQIRHVVAYAKERNITVVPEIEMPGHATAALVAYPELGSAKGLPGMPVGWGIYPTLFNTDDATFEFLQNVLTEVMDLFPGEYIHVGGDEALKDQWKSNPTVQAKMKELGIHDEDAMQSWFMGRMEKFINAHGRRLVGWDEILQGGLSPNATVMSWRGIEGAVSAAKQGHDAILTPNRPLYFNYRQSDATDETAGRDPVNSLADVYNFKALPAVLTTAEQAHVLGVQGSIWSEYVLTEDRVQHMLFPRAAALAEMAWSPDGRRDYKDFLHRLPADLQRTEDAGVKPALSVFEVQAHATPTGAGDHASLQLATQGNLGEIHYTLDGSPVKKTSPVFNGDLQISLPSEVHALAFDGTTALGLPMTQKITLASTMRRDSRELDACTGSAGIQMEQDPPRNAERPVFRVVYSNPCWIYRKADLDRFNGVTLGMGSIPYIFRSGSRPMPAPISTMTTAKVAVHVDSCKGPVLTTVPLAPAWRKDGVVTLPPAAITGAAGVHDLCFAVENTEDPGTVWLLNYIQPTPR; encoded by the coding sequence TTGAAGACGATATCTCGCACCAAACACGCACTCTTGCCGGTCGCTTTCTGTTCGCTTTCACTCTTTGCTACTTCGCAGGCACAGACTGCCAACTCAGTAATCCCTGCGCCTGCGCGTGTGGAAGCATCGTCAGGAACACTTGACCTTCGGCGTGGCCTTGCGGTTCGTGCGACGACGTCTGATGTTGATGCGAGTTCCGTAACGCGCTATCTGCAGGGCTTGCTCGCAACAACGCACACGCCTGCTCTGCTTACAGGCGAAAAGACGAAGGCGCCGCAGCTTACGTTCGTTCATCGTGAGGCGCACAGACCTGAGAAGGGTGGTGATGACGAAAGCTACGCGCTCGATGTCACCCCAGCCGGCGTGACCATTACCGCGGGCAGCCGTGCCGGCTATCTGTATGGCGCGATCAGCCTTTGGCAGATGATGGCCCATGCGCCGGGATCCATCAGCGCAGTTCACATTGAAGATGGCCCCAGGTTTCGTTGGCGCGGCATCATGCTGGACTCAGCGCGCCACATGCAGAGCGAGCAGTTCATTCTGCAGTTGCTCGACTACATGGCGGAGCACAAGCTCAATACCTTCCACTGGCACCTTACGGAAGACCAGGGCTGGCGCATCGAGATCAAGCGCTACCCGAAACTTACGTCGGTTGGCGGCTTCCGCCCGCAGACCATGCCACCCTGGCAGGCTGGTTCCAACGCGCCGACAGGTCCTTATGGTGGTTTCTACACGCAGGACCAGATCCGCCATGTAGTGGCTTACGCGAAGGAGCGCAACATCACGGTGGTGCCTGAGATCGAGATGCCGGGCCATGCCACCGCGGCACTGGTGGCCTATCCGGAACTGGGCAGCGCGAAGGGGCTTCCGGGGATGCCGGTGGGCTGGGGAATCTATCCCACACTTTTCAATACGGACGATGCCACGTTTGAATTTTTGCAGAATGTGCTGACCGAGGTGATGGACCTCTTCCCTGGTGAGTACATCCACGTTGGCGGCGACGAGGCTTTGAAGGATCAGTGGAAGTCGAACCCGACCGTCCAGGCAAAGATGAAGGAGCTCGGCATTCATGATGAAGATGCCATGCAGAGCTGGTTCATGGGACGCATGGAGAAATTCATCAACGCGCACGGCCGCAGGCTGGTGGGCTGGGATGAAATCCTGCAGGGTGGACTTTCCCCGAATGCCACCGTCATGTCCTGGCGCGGTATCGAAGGAGCCGTCTCGGCCGCGAAGCAGGGCCATGATGCCATCCTGACGCCGAACCGCCCGCTGTACTTCAACTATCGCCAGAGCGATGCGACGGACGAAACCGCGGGTCGCGATCCGGTCAATTCACTGGCTGATGTCTATAACTTCAAGGCGCTGCCTGCGGTCCTTACAACGGCCGAGCAGGCCCATGTACTCGGCGTGCAGGGCTCCATCTGGAGTGAGTATGTGCTGACCGAAGATCGTGTTCAGCATATGTTGTTTCCACGCGCTGCAGCGCTCGCCGAGATGGCCTGGTCGCCGGACGGCCGTCGTGACTACAAGGACTTTCTGCACCGGCTGCCCGCAGATCTGCAACGCACTGAGGATGCCGGTGTGAAGCCGGCACTCAGCGTCTTTGAAGTGCAGGCACACGCTACTCCCACCGGTGCCGGTGATCATGCGAGCCTGCAACTGGCGACGCAAGGGAACCTGGGCGAGATCCACTACACCCTGGATGGCTCCCCGGTGAAGAAGACCTCACCGGTCTTCAACGGCGATCTGCAGATCTCTCTACCGTCCGAGGTCCATGCGCTTGCGTTCGATGGCACCACGGCGCTCGGCCTGCCCATGACGCAGAAGATCACGCTTGCCTCGACCATGCGGCGTGACAGCCGCGAACTGGATGCCTGCACCGGTTCTGCCGGAATCCAGATGGAACAGGATCCACCACGGAATGCAGAGCGGCCCGTCTTTCGCGTTGTTTATTCGAATCCTTGCTGGATCTATCGCAAGGCCGACCTGGATCGCTTCAATGGCGTGACCCTGGGCATGGGCAGCATCCCGTACATCTTCCGTTCCGGCAGCCGACCCATGCCAGCCCCCATCAGCACCATGACCACAGCAAAGGTCGCGGTGCATGTGGACAGCTGCAAGGGGCCAGTGCTGACCACTGTGCCTCTCGCACCAGCCTGGCGCAAGGATGGCGTCGTGACATTGC
- a CDS encoding N-acetylglucosamine-6-phosphate deacetylase, with the protein MSTVRHLRGRDPLTLESIEVEVVDTRVTSICPYSGDVDDLWLAPGLVDLQVNGYGGIDLNDAACDAQAVERLTLLLASVGTTTYLPTVITASPAEMLSRLRTIAEARRNSAFVAHAVPGVHLEGPSISPIDGYRGAHPAEHVRPPSLAEFEEFQEAAGGLIKLVTLSPHWPEAAAYIRALCDRGVVVALGHTHASPEQIRTAVDAGAQLSTHLGNGIAAELPRHPNPIWTQLAEDRLTATIIADGVHLPADVLRVMLRAKGVERAVLISDSVALAGSAPGLYRSPIGGDVVVGGDGSIRMRDTGLLAGSGIALRDALTRVAGLQGASLGDAVRMATANPANFLNAQCGTLAVGSSADLLIFRWSAEDGTFHLVEVLVEGRSMPALQNN; encoded by the coding sequence GTGAGCACCGTGCGCCATCTCCGTGGTCGCGATCCCCTCACACTCGAGTCCATCGAAGTTGAGGTCGTAGATACGCGCGTCACGTCTATCTGCCCGTATAGCGGCGATGTCGATGACCTGTGGCTGGCGCCCGGTCTCGTTGATCTACAGGTAAACGGCTATGGCGGGATCGACCTGAACGATGCCGCCTGCGATGCGCAAGCGGTGGAACGGCTCACGTTACTGCTCGCGTCGGTTGGCACAACGACGTATCTTCCGACGGTGATCACAGCTTCACCTGCAGAGATGCTGTCTCGACTGCGAACCATTGCAGAAGCCCGTCGCAACTCCGCGTTCGTTGCCCATGCGGTGCCGGGCGTGCACCTGGAGGGGCCGAGCATTTCGCCGATCGACGGATATCGCGGTGCCCATCCTGCGGAGCACGTGCGTCCGCCGTCGTTGGCGGAGTTCGAAGAGTTCCAAGAAGCCGCGGGCGGCCTGATCAAGCTGGTCACGCTCTCGCCGCATTGGCCGGAGGCTGCGGCCTACATCCGTGCCCTTTGCGATCGTGGTGTCGTGGTGGCGCTGGGTCACACACATGCTTCACCGGAACAGATTCGTACGGCGGTGGATGCCGGCGCACAACTTTCGACGCACCTGGGCAATGGCATTGCGGCAGAGCTGCCGCGTCATCCGAACCCGATCTGGACACAGCTTGCGGAGGATCGCCTGACCGCAACGATCATCGCGGATGGAGTCCATCTGCCTGCCGATGTCCTTCGCGTCATGCTGCGCGCCAAGGGGGTTGAGCGGGCCGTGTTGATATCGGATTCTGTTGCGCTTGCTGGTAGCGCGCCGGGACTGTATCGCTCACCCATCGGCGGTGACGTCGTGGTCGGCGGGGATGGTTCGATCCGCATGCGCGATACGGGCCTGTTGGCCGGTTCCGGCATCGCTCTCAGAGACGCCCTTACCCGCGTTGCCGGGCTGCAGGGCGCTTCGCTGGGAGACGCAGTGCGCATGGCTACTGCGAATCCTGCAAATTTCTTAAATGCGCAGTGCGGAACGCTCGCTGTCGGTTCGTCCGCGGACCTGCTGATCTTCCGTTGGTCCGCTGAAGACGGCACGTTCCATCTGGTCGAAGTACTTGTAGAAGGCCGCTCCATGCCGGCATTGCAGAACAACTGA
- a CDS encoding 6-phosphogluconolactonase, whose protein sequence is MTVITPVRQPVLHVSATAQEMGRLAASDVAGELRARLRAQPVVRVVFAAAPSQSEMLRTLAQAEGIDWDRVEAFHMDEYTGLPADAPQRFGAWLTREFFGKVKLHAVHLIDPGIDAERCSEEYAWLMSQHPIDIVCLGIGMNGHIAFNDPPADFNEPQDVRVVELDRLSRVQQVEEGLFPNLEDVPTHAVTLSIPRLLRADKLFCCVPGKLKEAAVTRAFTGEVDPSCPASILRTHAGCTVYLDAESAAGLSQR, encoded by the coding sequence ATGACAGTGATCACGCCAGTCCGGCAGCCAGTCCTTCACGTTTCAGCCACGGCCCAGGAGATGGGGCGACTCGCCGCTTCAGACGTTGCGGGGGAGCTTCGCGCACGCCTTCGCGCGCAGCCGGTGGTGCGCGTGGTCTTTGCCGCGGCACCCAGCCAAAGTGAGATGCTGCGAACGCTCGCACAGGCAGAAGGAATCGACTGGGATCGTGTGGAAGCGTTTCACATGGATGAGTACACGGGCCTGCCGGCCGATGCACCACAACGTTTCGGAGCATGGTTGACGCGCGAGTTCTTCGGGAAGGTCAAGCTGCACGCTGTCCACCTGATCGATCCAGGGATAGATGCTGAGCGTTGCTCCGAAGAGTACGCATGGCTGATGTCGCAGCATCCTATCGACATCGTCTGCCTGGGCATCGGCATGAACGGACACATTGCCTTCAACGATCCGCCTGCGGATTTCAACGAGCCTCAAGATGTTCGCGTCGTGGAGCTGGATCGTTTGAGTCGCGTGCAACAGGTGGAGGAGGGGCTCTTTCCTAACCTGGAGGATGTGCCGACCCACGCCGTGACGCTTTCTATCCCGCGGTTGTTGCGGGCAGACAAATTGTTCTGCTGTGTGCCGGGCAAGCTGAAAGAGGCAGCCGTCACGCGTGCTTTCACCGGCGAAGTCGATCCGTCATGCCCTGCTTCCATCCTGCGTACGCACGCTGGTTGCACTGTCTATCTCGACGCGGAATCTGCCGCAGGATTGTCACAACGGTGA
- a CDS encoding sodium:solute symporter family protein, with product MRTLDQVALALYFLLMLAVGIGIRRKVKNARDFFTAGGKMPWWLSGISHHMSGYSAAVFVGYAAIAYSDGFSIYIWWACSIALALLIGSFVFAPRWVRLRVHTGMISPLEYLTVRYGHRTKLCLALSGSLLKIFDVGAKWTASALLLQMFAHVDLKWGVLLTGGVTLIYSVMGGLWADAATDLSQFIIQLISGIAMCAVVLYRLGGVSAVSGMWFRLPPEHRQFFHGQYTLGFALTYLLVNFLSYNGGTWSLAQRFMASPDEASARRSAQLSAVLYLVWPVVLFYPMWAAPLLLPHIGDPSQSYATMAQLYLPAGLVGLVLAGLFAHSMAMTSSDANAVSAVVVRDIAPAFLPQRLLATEKQQLLAGRLCTLFFLGGSMVIALLANHMGGVLGLILLWYGALVGPIAVPMLLGMLPLFARCGAFSAITSWLSGVVAFAAIRWLIPASMDGNGGSLMLAVGGPVMVSLFVYILTGVLRPVHNPRADDLLTVMR from the coding sequence ATGCGAACTCTCGACCAAGTGGCGTTGGCTCTCTATTTTCTGCTGATGCTGGCGGTTGGGATTGGCATCCGCCGGAAGGTGAAGAATGCCCGCGATTTCTTCACAGCCGGCGGCAAGATGCCATGGTGGCTCTCCGGGATATCGCACCATATGTCGGGCTACAGCGCGGCTGTCTTCGTGGGCTATGCGGCGATTGCTTATTCCGATGGCTTCAGCATTTACATCTGGTGGGCCTGCAGCATCGCGCTGGCTCTGCTGATTGGATCGTTTGTGTTTGCGCCACGGTGGGTGCGGCTGCGCGTGCATACCGGCATGATCTCGCCGCTGGAATACCTGACTGTACGGTATGGGCATCGCACCAAGCTCTGCCTCGCGCTGAGCGGGTCGCTGCTGAAGATCTTTGACGTCGGCGCCAAGTGGACGGCGTCGGCACTACTGCTGCAGATGTTTGCGCATGTGGACCTGAAGTGGGGCGTGCTGCTGACCGGCGGCGTGACGCTCATCTATTCCGTGATGGGTGGCCTGTGGGCTGATGCGGCGACCGACCTGAGCCAATTCATCATCCAGTTGATCTCTGGCATCGCCATGTGTGCGGTGGTGCTGTACCGGCTGGGCGGAGTGTCTGCGGTCAGTGGCATGTGGTTCCGGCTGCCGCCCGAGCATCGCCAGTTCTTCCACGGGCAGTACACGCTGGGCTTTGCATTGACGTATCTGCTGGTCAACTTTCTGTCCTACAACGGTGGAACCTGGAGCCTGGCACAACGCTTTATGGCATCCCCGGACGAAGCGTCCGCGCGGCGATCGGCGCAGCTTTCCGCTGTCTTATACCTGGTGTGGCCGGTGGTGCTGTTCTATCCCATGTGGGCCGCACCGCTGCTGCTGCCGCACATTGGAGACCCTTCGCAGAGCTATGCGACGATGGCGCAACTGTACCTGCCTGCCGGCCTGGTCGGACTGGTCCTCGCGGGATTGTTCGCGCACTCCATGGCGATGACGTCGTCCGATGCGAATGCCGTCTCTGCTGTTGTGGTGCGGGATATTGCGCCGGCCTTTCTGCCGCAGCGGCTGCTCGCGACGGAGAAGCAGCAACTGCTGGCAGGCCGTTTGTGCACGCTGTTCTTCCTGGGCGGCAGCATGGTGATCGCCCTGCTTGCGAACCACATGGGTGGTGTGCTCGGACTGATCCTTCTCTGGTACGGTGCCCTGGTTGGTCCTATTGCTGTCCCTATGCTGCTGGGTATGCTGCCGCTGTTCGCGCGATGCGGAGCGTTCTCTGCCATCACCTCATGGCTCTCCGGCGTGGTTGCCTTTGCCGCGATTCGCTGGTTGATACCTGCCAGCATGGACGGGAACGGTGGCAGCCTTATGCTGGCGGTGGGTGGTCCCGTCATGGTCTCGCTCTTTGTCTATATCCTCACCGGCGTGTTGCGTCCGGTCCACAATCCACGCGCCGACGACCTGCTCACGGTCATGCGCTAA
- a CDS encoding response regulator: MTPRRPSVVIINDHIDTCTGLAELLELDGFEAYSCFSGVEGLYQVTIRTPDAVLLDMNMPGMSGLEVCAAIRNRQSIANTAIVFHSGEQKPANLDGADAFLTYPVPLDILAAVLRATISKRSA, encoded by the coding sequence ATGACTCCCCGCAGGCCATCCGTCGTCATCATCAACGACCACATCGACACATGCACCGGCCTGGCCGAATTGCTGGAGCTTGATGGGTTTGAGGCGTATTCCTGCTTTAGCGGTGTGGAAGGTTTGTACCAGGTCACGATTCGCACCCCCGACGCGGTCCTGCTGGACATGAATATGCCGGGCATGAGCGGTTTAGAGGTATGTGCCGCCATCCGCAACCGGCAATCCATCGCGAACACCGCAATCGTCTTCCATTCCGGCGAACAGAAGCCGGCGAACTTGGACGGTGCCGACGCGTTCCTTACCTACCCAGTCCCGCTGGACATCCTTGCCGCAGTCCTTCGCGCCACCATCAGCAAACGCAGCGCATAG
- a CDS encoding ribulokinase: protein MAIVMGADFGTLSVRVTLYDSERGRLGTATAEYPLHRRANDGAYATQSHADQMDALAKASRDVLETAGIDGDQVASIAIDATGSSVLMVDAAMQPLDEYYLWCDTRASVEAQQITAAAHAGNLEAIHWSGGFYSPEWGFAKVLHWLRHADLSKRERFATALENCDMVAATLTGVTSPKDLKRSVCAMGHKWMWNASLGGLPPEEFFVSVDPLLTGIRDKIAGTFLASDEIYGDLTQQWAKRLGLRPGIPIPVGALDAHWDAIGSGCREGDVVNVVGTSTCVIAVMSDRHVIPGVSGVVPGSVDPAMTGVEAGIPAVGDMFDAIARRAGTTVRELAAGIANYRVGQTGLLRLCWDNGDRTVLGNPDVGGVTLGWNLGSTPQDELFAAIEGTAFQTRIILERMAQHGVPVRRVINGGGIPQNSAVLNQVYANVLNKPVLVPDGVPTSLGSVIFAMKAAGAYPNITTAQDALCLPYKVIEPQPAEAARAEELFRLYLDIYQSMGLSNAPSRPLGHVLPKLKRLREVAKGVAQGEPDSKGGSGS from the coding sequence ATGGCGATCGTGATGGGCGCGGACTTTGGCACACTGAGCGTTCGCGTCACGCTTTACGACTCGGAGCGCGGACGCCTGGGTACGGCCACAGCAGAGTATCCGTTACATCGCCGCGCCAATGACGGCGCCTATGCCACGCAGTCACACGCCGACCAGATGGACGCGCTCGCAAAGGCCAGCCGCGATGTGTTGGAAACTGCGGGGATCGATGGCGATCAGGTCGCATCCATCGCCATCGATGCCACCGGGTCCAGCGTATTGATGGTGGATGCAGCGATGCAGCCGTTGGACGAGTACTACCTCTGGTGCGACACAAGGGCCTCAGTGGAAGCGCAACAGATCACGGCGGCGGCACACGCTGGCAACCTCGAAGCAATCCACTGGAGCGGTGGCTTCTACTCGCCCGAGTGGGGCTTCGCGAAGGTGCTGCACTGGCTTCGTCATGCCGACCTGTCCAAGCGCGAGCGCTTTGCAACGGCGCTGGAGAACTGCGACATGGTCGCTGCGACGCTCACGGGCGTCACCTCGCCAAAGGATCTGAAACGTAGCGTCTGCGCCATGGGACACAAGTGGATGTGGAACGCATCGCTGGGTGGTCTGCCGCCGGAGGAGTTCTTTGTCTCTGTGGATCCGCTGCTGACTGGCATCCGCGATAAGATCGCCGGCACGTTCCTCGCATCGGACGAGATCTATGGAGATCTGACACAGCAGTGGGCCAAACGTCTCGGACTGAGACCGGGCATCCCGATCCCGGTGGGCGCGCTCGATGCGCACTGGGACGCGATCGGCTCAGGCTGTCGCGAGGGCGATGTGGTCAACGTCGTCGGTACCTCCACCTGTGTGATTGCCGTCATGAGCGACCGCCACGTGATCCCGGGTGTCAGCGGCGTTGTACCCGGCAGCGTGGATCCTGCCATGACCGGTGTGGAAGCCGGGATACCCGCCGTCGGAGACATGTTCGACGCTATCGCTCGCCGAGCCGGCACGACCGTCCGGGAACTTGCCGCAGGTATTGCGAATTACCGCGTTGGACAGACGGGTCTGTTGCGCCTGTGCTGGGATAACGGCGATCGCACGGTACTGGGGAATCCCGACGTGGGCGGTGTCACGCTTGGCTGGAACCTTGGCAGCACGCCGCAGGACGAACTCTTCGCCGCGATCGAAGGCACCGCGTTTCAAACGCGCATCATCCTGGAACGCATGGCGCAGCATGGTGTACCGGTCCGCCGTGTCATCAATGGGGGCGGTATTCCGCAGAACAGCGCCGTGCTGAACCAGGTCTATGCGAACGTGCTGAATAAACCGGTGCTGGTGCCGGACGGCGTGCCTACCAGTCTTGGATCGGTCATTTTCGCGATGAAGGCGGCGGGAGCCTATCCCAACATCACGACGGCGCAGGACGCTCTCTGCCTGCCGTACAAGGTCATTGAACCGCAGCCAGCCGAAGCAGCGCGCGCGGAAGAACTCTTCCGGCTCTATCTGGATATCTATCAGTCCATGGGGCTGTCGAATGCGCCGTCTCGGCCCCTCGGTCATGTGCTGCCGAAATTGAAGAGGCTGCGGGAGGTTGCGAAAGGCGTCGCGCAAGGAGAACCGGACTCCAAGGGAGGCTCCGGATCCTGA
- a CDS encoding MFS transporter, with the protein MAPAKVIAIDAPLAHKAGPGSYRWWLIAMLWCVCFCNYADRQAISSIFPLLRSDLSLSDLQLGIIASSFMWMYAVAGPVAGWLSDRVSPRSVILGALIFWSAVTAGTAVSHSFGTMVFFRTLGGLGEAFYFPAAMALIGLYHSTATRSRAMALHQSSVYAGTIGGGALSAVIAQSHGWRTSFVVFGVAGVLLGVVLLLFLRRPPARALKTETTTDQNFFHGVRDALRSGRVIALIVVFIGANFVAVVFLTWLPTYLYTKFHLSLAHAGFSSTAYLQIASVLGVLLGGVLADKFAMRRVGGRQMIQAFGLLMGVPFIFLTGWSLTMAGLIAGMIGFGFFKGMYDANIWASLYDVIPVERRGVAAGTMNSLGWLGGGFAPILIATAAGRFGMSACLSATSAIYLCLGLVLLLLVRNMRRSEDVLPA; encoded by the coding sequence GTGGCACCCGCGAAAGTCATCGCCATCGACGCACCACTCGCCCATAAGGCAGGTCCTGGCAGCTACCGATGGTGGCTGATCGCCATGTTGTGGTGCGTCTGTTTCTGCAATTACGCAGACCGTCAGGCGATCTCCTCCATCTTCCCGTTGCTGCGCAGCGACCTGTCACTGAGTGATCTGCAGCTTGGCATCATTGCTTCATCGTTCATGTGGATGTACGCGGTCGCGGGACCGGTTGCGGGATGGCTTTCCGACCGCGTCTCACCGCGCAGTGTCATTCTTGGCGCATTGATCTTCTGGTCTGCAGTAACAGCCGGCACCGCGGTCTCTCACAGCTTTGGGACGATGGTTTTCTTTCGCACACTGGGCGGCCTGGGCGAGGCCTTTTACTTCCCTGCCGCAATGGCGCTTATCGGCCTCTATCACTCGACTGCGACGCGTTCCCGCGCCATGGCACTGCACCAGTCGAGTGTTTACGCCGGTACCATTGGCGGTGGCGCTCTGTCAGCCGTCATCGCGCAGAGCCACGGCTGGCGCACTTCGTTCGTCGTCTTTGGGGTGGCCGGCGTGCTGCTCGGTGTAGTCTTACTGCTGTTCCTGCGCAGACCGCCCGCACGCGCACTCAAGACGGAGACCACCACCGATCAAAACTTCTTTCACGGCGTTCGTGATGCCCTGCGTTCGGGCCGCGTGATCGCGCTGATCGTCGTCTTCATCGGTGCGAACTTTGTGGCAGTCGTCTTTCTCACGTGGCTGCCAACCTACCTCTACACAAAGTTCCACCTGAGCCTGGCACACGCGGGCTTCAGCAGCACGGCATACCTGCAGATTGCATCGGTCCTGGGCGTACTGCTGGGTGGTGTGCTGGCCGACAAGTTTGCCATGCGTCGCGTGGGCGGACGGCAGATGATCCAGGCATTCGGTCTGCTGATGGGTGTGCCCTTCATCTTCCTCACGGGCTGGTCACTCACCATGGCTGGACTCATCGCAGGCATGATCGGCTTCGGCTTCTTCAAGGGCATGTACGACGCGAACATCTGGGCCTCGCTCTACGACGTCATCCCTGTTGAGCGGCGCGGCGTGGCAGCCGGCACCATGAATTCACTCGGCTGGCTTGGAGGCGGCTTCGCGCCCATCCTCATCGCGACCGCGGCAGGACGCTTCGGCATGAGCGCCTGCCTGAGCGCGACCTCAGCGATCTATCTCTGCCTTGGATTAGTGCTGCTCCTGCTGGTTCGGAACATGCGGCGATCGGAGGACGTACTGCCCGCATAA
- a CDS encoding GntR family transcriptional regulator, producing the protein MPRRSSTHHPGPSQSVRMKAYQLIQGKIASGDLPAGSLLSELALSKELGSSRTPVREAAGQLLAEGLLELSPGGGLVVTQLSRQSIIDLYELREALEVFAVGRAAREGVRPADRQKLESLLDETQTLLKELKTSGKVELNAEQMKRFAVADLGFHAMLIRLASNARILKVVNDTRLMIRIFAIQRSGHRRDELERIHKHHRSILQAVLKGDEDEAKRLLGEHIQASGRERLDEFDLWERENHLAALDRAAHFRM; encoded by the coding sequence ATGCCGCGCCGCTCCAGCACGCACCATCCCGGTCCAAGCCAGTCCGTACGAATGAAGGCGTACCAGTTGATCCAGGGAAAGATTGCGTCGGGCGATCTGCCGGCCGGATCGCTGCTCTCGGAGCTTGCCCTTTCGAAGGAACTGGGCAGCAGCCGTACGCCGGTCCGCGAGGCCGCAGGGCAGTTGCTGGCAGAGGGTCTGCTGGAACTCAGCCCGGGCGGTGGACTGGTCGTCACGCAACTCTCACGGCAGAGCATCATCGACCTCTACGAACTGCGCGAGGCACTGGAAGTCTTCGCCGTCGGACGAGCGGCGCGCGAGGGGGTTCGTCCTGCGGATAGGCAGAAGCTGGAGAGCCTGCTGGATGAGACGCAAACCCTGCTGAAGGAGCTGAAAACGAGCGGCAAGGTGGAACTGAATGCGGAGCAGATGAAGCGCTTCGCAGTGGCAGATCTCGGCTTTCATGCCATGCTCATCCGCCTGGCTTCGAACGCACGCATCCTGAAGGTAGTGAATGACACCCGTCTGATGATCCGCATCTTCGCCATCCAGCGCAGCGGCCATCGGCGCGATGAACTTGAGCGCATCCACAAGCACCACCGCAGTATCCTGCAGGCCGTGTTGAAGGGCGATGAGGATGAGGCCAAGCGATTACTCGGCGAACATATCCAGGCCAGCGGACGGGAGCGCCTGGACGAGTTTGATCTTTGGGAGCGCGAGAACCATCTTGCCGCGCTGGATCGCGCCGCGCACTTTCGCATGTAG
- a CDS encoding sialidase family protein: MRLSFALCSAALSLSFVLPTAGLCQARAVEPTKQFIYKDAPFPSAHASTIVEVGKGEFLAAWFGGTKESAPDVAIWMSRRSADGTWSAPAEMAREPGTPTWNPVLFHAKTGRLWLYFKYGPHPAEWTAARRYSDDDGKTWSQVEHLPAGVYGPIRAKPYVAPDGTIISGSSVESYHSWSVWVERSTDNGMTWTRTGPITLPELLNAPSAALDPDKAIGLIQPTVIPMNDGKPGMHLRLYMRSSIQIHKICVSDSTDGGRTWTDARKLDVDNPNSGIDIVRLKDGRFVLLYNDTPTGRTPLNLAVSKDGDHFTNFAVVENETPGEFSYPALIQGTDGNLHMTYTWQRKTIRYATFPLASIPR; encoded by the coding sequence ATGAGACTCTCGTTCGCACTTTGCAGTGCCGCCCTCTCGCTGTCGTTCGTGCTTCCCACCGCAGGGCTGTGCCAGGCGCGGGCCGTTGAGCCGACGAAGCAATTCATCTATAAAGATGCGCCGTTCCCGTCCGCCCATGCGTCGACGATTGTCGAGGTTGGCAAAGGCGAGTTCCTTGCCGCATGGTTTGGGGGCACCAAGGAGAGCGCGCCGGATGTTGCCATCTGGATGTCGCGCCGATCTGCGGATGGCACATGGTCCGCGCCCGCAGAGATGGCGCGCGAGCCCGGCACGCCTACGTGGAATCCCGTTCTGTTCCACGCGAAGACAGGTCGCCTGTGGCTCTACTTCAAGTACGGCCCCCATCCCGCCGAGTGGACGGCCGCGCGACGCTACAGCGACGATGACGGCAAGACCTGGTCGCAGGTGGAGCACCTGCCTGCTGGCGTTTATGGGCCCATCCGCGCCAAGCCTTATGTCGCACCGGACGGCACCATCATCAGCGGCAGTTCCGTTGAGAGCTATCACTCGTGGTCGGTATGGGTCGAGCGCAGCACCGATAACGGGATGACGTGGACGCGCACCGGCCCCATCACACTGCCGGAGCTGCTGAACGCTCCATCGGCAGCACTGGACCCGGACAAGGCCATCGGACTGATTCAGCCAACGGTGATCCCCATGAACGATGGCAAGCCAGGGATGCACCTGCGTCTGTACATGCGGTCGTCGATCCAGATCCACAAAATCTGTGTCTCCGATTCAACCGACGGCGGCAGGACTTGGACCGATGCGCGCAAGCTGGACGTGGATAACCCCAACTCCGGCATCGACATTGTTCGCCTGAAGGACGGCCGCTTCGTCCTCCTCTATAACGACACGCCCACGGGCCGAACGCCGCTGAATCTGGCCGTGAGCAAGGATGGCGATCACTTCACGAATTTCGCCGTCGTTGAGAATGAGACACCCGGCGAATTCTCTTACCCTGCATTGATCCAGGGGACCGACGGCAACCTGCACATGACCTACACGTGGCAGCGTAAGACCATTCGCTACGCAACATTTCCGCTGGCATCGATACCGCGGTGA